Proteins from a single region of Dyadobacter fanqingshengii:
- a CDS encoding DUF7935 family protein, with amino-acid sequence MLKTMEYYSLLVIFVLGIAIIYGIYATITTVAAKLSDKQRWEIRGKHTDITLPLRLQAYERMCLFLERITPNNLLLRLVPSAMSALELQQILLHEIREEYNHNVAQQLYISANAWEQVTNAMNETVAVINQASTEIPADAPPADLAKKIFSHVIEKEVQPASHALKVLKEEIRTLF; translated from the coding sequence ATGCTAAAAACGATGGAATATTACTCACTGCTTGTCATTTTTGTTCTTGGAATAGCCATTATATACGGCATTTATGCAACGATCACGACCGTAGCAGCCAAATTATCCGATAAGCAAAGATGGGAGATCCGCGGCAAACATACCGACATTACCCTTCCTTTAAGATTACAGGCTTACGAGCGCATGTGCCTCTTCCTAGAACGCATCACGCCCAATAATTTGTTGTTAAGGCTGGTGCCCTCTGCAATGAGCGCACTGGAATTGCAACAAATATTGTTGCATGAGATCCGCGAGGAGTATAACCATAATGTTGCTCAGCAATTGTATATCAGTGCTAATGCGTGGGAACAGGTAACCAACGCCATGAATGAAACCGTTGCGGTCATTAACCAGGCATCTACGGAAATTCCCGCTGATGCGCCTCCCGCGGATCTTGCCAAGAAAATATTTTCCCACGTAATAGAAAAAGAAGTCCAGCCCGCTTCGCATGCATTAAAAGTGCTGAAAGAAGAGATTAGGACATTGTTTTAA
- a CDS encoding endonuclease MutS2, with product MLYPNTLEQKLGFDKLRERLKEACISPLGQNFVEKIKFSENFGLVEKLVSQTAEMQKIMQIGENFPSQNYIDATSYLKRAAIEGMLLTQAEFSDIKVSLLTIRLCLRFFENEEPEAYPILGEYAKTIRVDKAITDAIDRIIDDRGQIRDSASSELSRIRKRLISEQAGIRKKLDTILKSARSSGWIADDVSLTVRNGRMVIPVAAEHKRKLRGFIHDESATGQTVFIEPTDVFESNNEIRELEYEERREINRILLELTAQLRPFVPDLQKAYGFLGLMDFLRAKAKLAAEMGAINPPFLNKQFINWRDARHPLLHLSFQKQGKKVVPLNIELEEKRRILIVSGPNAGGKSVSLKTVGLIQYMFQCGLLVPVAEGSTMGFFQNIFIDIGDEQSLENDLSTYSSHLTNMRHFLAMANRRTLFLIDEFGTGTEPGLGGAIAEAILENLTKSGAYGVINTHYTNLKVLADKTEGLVNGAMRFDGEHLEPLYQLEIGRPGSSFAFEIASKIGLPNAVVDRAKEKLGTQQVNFEKLLKELDIERRVFAEKNIEVGIKERKLAKQLADYTSLKENLENNEKKIVNEAKQKAKTLISDANQLIENTIREIKENKAEKEKTKTVRVELEKFGKKNLELEQVVETAPAEEIFEPESGDIVPGSYVRIAGQTAIGEVIGLRGKDAEVRIGDLKSTIKLNRLEKVSNKTYRAATGEKKLKTSAKGVDLNERMLNFSFNLDMRGKRGEEALGLVDQFMDNAIMLGYDELRIVHGKGDGILRTLVRNHLRGYSQVSGMQDEHPDRGGAGVTIVKLK from the coding sequence ATGCTTTATCCCAATACATTAGAACAGAAATTAGGTTTTGACAAGTTACGAGAGCGGCTCAAAGAGGCCTGCATAAGTCCGCTTGGACAAAATTTCGTTGAAAAAATTAAGTTCTCCGAAAACTTCGGGCTTGTTGAAAAGCTTGTAAGCCAAACCGCCGAAATGCAGAAGATCATGCAGATCGGTGAAAATTTTCCTTCCCAGAACTACATTGACGCCACTTCCTATCTGAAACGCGCCGCCATTGAAGGAATGTTACTAACGCAAGCTGAGTTTTCAGATATCAAAGTTTCGTTACTAACCATTCGGCTTTGCCTTCGCTTTTTCGAGAACGAAGAGCCGGAAGCGTATCCTATTTTGGGTGAGTATGCCAAAACAATCCGCGTTGATAAGGCCATTACCGACGCCATCGACCGCATTATTGACGACCGCGGACAGATCAGAGATTCGGCTTCTTCTGAATTATCACGCATCAGGAAAAGGCTGATATCGGAACAGGCAGGCATTCGCAAAAAGCTGGATACCATCCTGAAATCGGCCAGAAGTAGCGGCTGGATCGCCGATGATGTTTCGCTTACTGTTCGGAATGGCCGCATGGTCATCCCCGTTGCGGCGGAGCACAAGCGCAAGCTGAGAGGGTTTATTCATGATGAATCCGCCACGGGACAGACTGTTTTTATTGAACCAACGGACGTTTTCGAATCCAACAACGAAATCCGTGAATTGGAATACGAGGAGCGCCGCGAGATTAACCGCATCCTGCTTGAACTGACCGCTCAGCTTCGGCCATTCGTGCCTGATTTGCAAAAAGCATATGGATTTCTGGGATTAATGGATTTCCTGAGAGCGAAAGCAAAACTGGCCGCTGAAATGGGGGCGATTAATCCGCCATTTCTCAATAAGCAGTTCATTAACTGGCGCGACGCACGTCATCCGCTGTTGCATCTCTCCTTTCAAAAACAAGGAAAAAAAGTGGTTCCGCTGAACATTGAGCTGGAAGAAAAGCGTCGGATTTTAATTGTTTCGGGACCTAATGCAGGTGGAAAATCGGTTTCGCTCAAAACTGTCGGGCTGATCCAGTATATGTTCCAATGCGGCTTGCTGGTTCCTGTTGCGGAAGGTTCTACCATGGGTTTTTTCCAAAATATTTTCATTGATATTGGCGACGAGCAATCCCTAGAAAATGACCTTAGTACATACAGCTCGCATTTGACAAACATGCGCCATTTCCTGGCCATGGCAAACCGGCGCACATTGTTCCTGATCGATGAATTTGGAACAGGAACGGAACCCGGCCTAGGCGGCGCCATTGCAGAAGCAATCCTTGAAAACCTGACCAAATCGGGCGCTTATGGCGTTATTAATACACATTATACCAACCTGAAAGTGCTTGCGGATAAGACCGAAGGGCTTGTGAATGGCGCCATGCGTTTTGACGGCGAACATTTGGAACCGCTGTATCAACTCGAAATCGGCCGACCGGGAAGCTCTTTTGCATTCGAAATCGCCTCAAAAATTGGTTTGCCCAATGCTGTGGTTGATCGGGCAAAGGAAAAGCTGGGAACGCAGCAGGTGAATTTTGAGAAGCTTTTGAAGGAATTGGACATCGAAAGAAGGGTTTTTGCTGAAAAGAACATTGAAGTCGGCATTAAAGAGCGCAAGCTGGCCAAGCAACTGGCAGATTACACTTCACTGAAAGAAAACCTTGAAAACAATGAGAAAAAGATCGTTAACGAGGCCAAGCAGAAAGCCAAAACGCTCATTTCTGACGCTAATCAACTGATCGAAAATACGATCCGCGAGATCAAAGAAAATAAAGCGGAGAAAGAGAAAACCAAGACTGTACGGGTTGAGCTGGAAAAATTTGGCAAGAAAAATCTCGAACTGGAACAGGTTGTCGAAACCGCGCCGGCAGAAGAAATTTTCGAACCCGAAAGTGGTGACATAGTCCCAGGAAGTTACGTTCGCATCGCTGGGCAAACTGCTATTGGCGAGGTGATTGGATTAAGAGGGAAAGATGCCGAAGTGCGGATTGGGGATTTGAAATCCACTATTAAACTCAACAGGCTCGAAAAAGTTTCGAACAAAACATACAGGGCAGCGACGGGCGAGAAAAAGCTGAAAACCAGCGCAAAAGGTGTAGACTTGAACGAGCGGATGCTAAATTTCAGTTTCAACCTGGATATGCGTGGCAAACGCGGCGAAGAAGCATTGGGCCTTGTGGATCAGTTTATGGACAACGCTATTATGCTTGGCTACGATGAGCTGCGCATTGTGCACGGTAAAGGCGACGGAATCCTCAGGACTTTGGTCAGGAACCATTTAAGAGGTTACTCGCAGGTTTCCGGCATGCAGGACGAGCATCCGGATCGTGGCGGGGCGGGCGTGACCATTGTGAAATTGAAATAA
- a CDS encoding MFS transporter, with protein MTQTINSDRLFNASCFALITTAFSFSIRAGILPQLGVEFNLTAEQLGFINLMFFLGFPLSMIIGGLVYHSVGPKIIMQVALVCHIIGILMTIYAGGYTGLLISTFFIGIGNGCTEAACNPMIADTYSGLKMNKMLNRFHMWFPGGIVVGSLISKFMTDANLGWQAQIWVIMIPTVIYAFLFWGQAFPKPHVAGVTSIGENLKAMASPLFIFIFLCMMLTAISEFGPQQWTGLIMSKSGASPMLILALVTGLMALIRFFAAPIVKVLGATGILWGSSILAAIGIYLFSTVTGGAAYAAAVIFAMGVGLFWPTMIGFIAQNVPLSGALGMSIVGGVGMFSTAIWQPVIGRWLDDAKAEKIAAGLTGDEMELAAGQATLSTMIIFPAILIVAFGILYFWMKGRPATTTAAAGAH; from the coding sequence ATGACTCAAACAATCAATAGCGACAGGCTTTTTAATGCCAGTTGTTTTGCGCTCATCACAACCGCTTTTTCTTTCAGTATCCGGGCGGGGATCCTTCCACAGTTGGGTGTTGAATTCAATCTAACGGCGGAACAACTCGGCTTTATTAATTTAATGTTCTTCCTTGGATTTCCGTTGTCTATGATCATTGGAGGGCTTGTTTACCATTCTGTGGGACCAAAAATCATCATGCAAGTTGCTTTGGTCTGCCACATTATCGGTATTCTGATGACAATTTATGCAGGCGGTTATACAGGACTTCTTATTTCTACATTCTTCATCGGAATTGGAAACGGATGTACGGAGGCTGCTTGTAACCCCATGATCGCAGACACTTATTCAGGGTTGAAAATGAATAAAATGCTGAACCGCTTCCATATGTGGTTCCCCGGCGGAATTGTTGTCGGCAGTTTGATTTCCAAGTTTATGACCGATGCTAACCTGGGATGGCAGGCGCAAATTTGGGTGATTATGATTCCAACGGTGATTTACGCGTTCTTATTCTGGGGCCAGGCGTTTCCTAAGCCACATGTAGCAGGTGTAACTTCAATAGGCGAGAACCTGAAAGCGATGGCTTCGCCTTTGTTCATATTTATCTTCCTTTGCATGATGCTAACTGCTATTTCGGAGTTCGGGCCGCAGCAGTGGACAGGGTTGATCATGAGTAAAAGCGGTGCAAGTCCAATGCTTATCCTTGCGCTTGTAACGGGTTTAATGGCTTTGATTCGCTTCTTCGCCGCACCAATCGTGAAAGTGCTTGGCGCAACGGGAATTCTTTGGGGATCGTCCATATTGGCCGCAATTGGTATTTATTTGTTCAGTACAGTAACTGGCGGAGCGGCATACGCAGCTGCGGTGATCTTTGCCATGGGCGTTGGGCTTTTCTGGCCTACAATGATTGGATTTATTGCCCAGAATGTGCCTCTAAGCGGTGCTTTGGGAATGTCCATCGTAGGTGGCGTAGGCATGTTTTCGACTGCAATCTGGCAGCCGGTTATCGGTAGATGGCTGGATGATGCCAAAGCTGAAAAAATAGCAGCAGGGTTAACAGGCGATGAAATGGAACTGGCAGCCGGTCAGGCAACGCTCAGCACCATGATCATTTTCCCAGCGATCCTGATTGTAGCATTCGGTATTTTATACTTCTGGATGAAGGGCCGCCCTGCTACGACGACCGCAGCAGCTGGTGCACATTGA
- a CDS encoding Gfo/Idh/MocA family protein: protein MGMVGGSLDAFIGGVHRRAAIMDGEIELVCGVFSSDPSKSKETGRALYLPEDRLYNDFEEMILKEKQLPEGERMDFVAIVTPNHMHKAPTKLALENGFHVVCDKPITLNTEEAEEITALVEKTGLIFCLTHNYTGYPMVKEAKHMIASGAIGKIRKVIVEYPQGWLATLVEVTGNKQAAWRTDPKRSGAAGGLGDIGTHAENLAEYITGLRITQVCADLTIFVEGRLLDDDANILLRFDNGAKGILQNSQIANGEENDLNIRVYGETGGLQWKQLDPNTLIHKTNQGARIIRTGVGNLSKAAQVHTRIPAGHPEGYFEAFANLYRNFAFHLRARWEGRNVDPVYDFPSAQDGLRGMKFIDAVIASNASDTKWTNF from the coding sequence ATGGGTATGGTGGGCGGATCGCTTGATGCCTTTATAGGCGGAGTCCATCGCCGTGCTGCTATTATGGATGGAGAAATTGAGCTGGTTTGCGGTGTTTTTAGTTCAGATCCTTCCAAATCAAAAGAAACCGGCAGGGCGTTGTATTTGCCGGAGGACAGACTTTATAACGATTTCGAGGAGATGATCCTCAAAGAGAAACAACTTCCCGAAGGAGAACGCATGGATTTTGTGGCCATTGTAACGCCCAATCACATGCACAAAGCGCCTACAAAGCTGGCGCTTGAAAACGGATTTCACGTCGTTTGCGACAAGCCTATCACATTAAACACGGAGGAAGCAGAGGAAATTACAGCACTGGTTGAGAAAACAGGCCTGATTTTCTGTCTTACCCACAATTATACAGGTTACCCGATGGTTAAGGAGGCGAAGCATATGATCGCATCGGGTGCTATTGGTAAAATCAGGAAAGTGATCGTTGAGTATCCACAAGGATGGCTGGCAACATTGGTGGAAGTGACTGGTAATAAGCAAGCTGCATGGAGAACAGATCCGAAACGCTCCGGCGCTGCTGGCGGCTTAGGTGACATTGGAACCCACGCTGAAAACCTGGCCGAGTACATTACAGGGCTGAGAATCACACAGGTTTGCGCCGATCTGACCATTTTCGTGGAAGGCCGCTTACTGGATGATGATGCCAACATTCTTTTGCGTTTCGACAATGGTGCCAAGGGAATCCTGCAGAACAGCCAGATCGCAAATGGCGAGGAGAATGATTTAAACATTCGTGTATATGGCGAAACTGGCGGCTTGCAATGGAAACAGCTGGATCCCAATACATTAATCCACAAAACCAACCAGGGCGCACGCATTATCCGCACAGGTGTTGGCAATTTGTCCAAGGCCGCGCAAGTGCATACCCGCATTCCCGCAGGCCACCCGGAAGGTTACTTTGAAGCCTTTGCAAATCTTTACCGCAATTTCGCATTCCATTTGAGAGCACGCTGGGAAGGCCGCAATGTCGATCCGGTTTACGATTTTCCGTCTGCACAGGATGGCCTTAGGGGTATGAAGTTCATTGACGCCGTCATTGCATCAAATGCTTCGGATACCAAATGGACTAATTTCTGA
- a CDS encoding Gfo/Idh/MocA family protein translates to MNKIKVGVVGTGFIGPAHIEALRRLPNVEVAALCEVTAELAKEKADGLGIARSYTFDELLKQDDIQAIHICTPNFLHYSQSKAALLAGKHVICEKPLAKDLHEAKELVELAAETGLVNAVHFNLRYYPLARQMKSMREKGELGEIYSFIGSYLQDWLFYQTDYNWRLEPDKSGDSRAIADIGSHLMDILEYITGLKTVAVMADFNTVHKTRKKPLKAVETYSGKMLQPEDYADVPITTEDHANVLLRFDNGNKGVITVSQVSAGRKNRMSLEISGSKKTFSWCSESPNEMWIGNRDKANEILLRDPSLVNEDVRSTITFPGGHNEGFPDTSKQMFKEVYAAITAGKQPENPTYPTFADGYRELLICEKILESNRAEAWVTI, encoded by the coding sequence ATGAACAAAATTAAAGTTGGCGTTGTCGGAACCGGCTTCATTGGGCCCGCACACATTGAAGCTTTGAGACGTCTTCCCAATGTAGAAGTTGCTGCACTTTGCGAAGTAACCGCCGAGCTTGCCAAAGAGAAAGCAGATGGACTTGGAATTGCTCGTTCCTATACATTTGATGAATTACTGAAACAAGATGACATTCAGGCTATTCACATTTGTACACCAAACTTTCTTCATTATTCCCAGTCAAAAGCCGCATTGCTGGCCGGGAAACATGTTATTTGTGAAAAACCCCTTGCGAAAGATCTTCATGAGGCGAAGGAACTGGTGGAACTAGCTGCCGAAACCGGACTTGTGAATGCGGTGCATTTTAATTTGCGTTATTATCCTTTGGCGCGCCAGATGAAATCCATGCGTGAAAAAGGGGAATTGGGTGAGATTTATTCGTTCATCGGTTCTTATCTGCAAGATTGGTTGTTTTACCAAACAGACTACAACTGGCGTCTTGAACCAGACAAATCAGGCGATTCCCGTGCAATTGCCGACATTGGCTCGCACTTAATGGATATTCTGGAATACATTACCGGATTGAAAACTGTCGCAGTTATGGCCGATTTCAACACCGTTCATAAAACGCGTAAAAAGCCGCTTAAAGCTGTTGAAACGTATTCTGGCAAAATGTTGCAGCCGGAAGACTACGCGGACGTCCCCATCACAACCGAGGATCACGCGAATGTTTTGCTTCGTTTTGATAATGGTAACAAAGGTGTGATCACCGTTTCCCAGGTTTCTGCCGGCCGCAAGAACCGCATGAGCCTGGAAATTTCCGGATCGAAGAAAACATTCAGCTGGTGCTCAGAGTCGCCCAACGAAATGTGGATCGGAAACCGCGACAAAGCTAATGAGATCCTGTTGCGTGACCCATCATTGGTAAACGAAGATGTGCGCTCAACGATCACTTTCCCAGGCGGCCACAACGAAGGCTTCCCGGACACTTCAAAACAAATGTTCAAAGAAGTGTACGCCGCCATTACAGCCGGGAAACAACCCGAAAACCCAACATACCCAACATTCGCCGATGGATATCGTGAGCTGTTGATTTGCGAGAAGATTTTGGAAAGCAACAGAGCGGAAGCTTGGGTAACTATTTAA
- a CDS encoding sugar phosphate isomerase/epimerase family protein, with product MKTIKGPGIFLAQFLGDEAPFNSLDSIADYMAALGYKGLQLPTWDPRVIDVKQAAESQTYADELKGKLKDKGLEITELASHIIGQLVASHPVYDEMYDGFAVPEVRNNPKARAEWATQHLKYVAKASANLGLKASATFSGALAWPFLYPWPQRPAGLVETAFKELAARWKPILDVYDENGVDVCYELHPGEDLFDGSTFEMFVDYLDGHTRANINYDPSHFVLQQLDYLQFIDLYHDRIKAFHVKDAEFNPTGKQGVYSGFAGWADRAGRFRSLGDGQVDFKSIFSKLSQYDYDSWAVLEWECCIKSPVQGAAEGAPFIENHIIEVTTKAFDDFAGTGADEAFNRKVLGL from the coding sequence ATGAAAACAATAAAAGGACCTGGAATTTTTCTTGCTCAATTCTTGGGTGATGAGGCTCCGTTTAACTCGTTGGATTCTATCGCAGACTACATGGCTGCTTTGGGCTATAAGGGCTTGCAGCTTCCTACTTGGGATCCGCGTGTGATAGACGTGAAGCAAGCAGCGGAATCGCAGACTTATGCGGATGAGCTGAAAGGAAAATTGAAAGATAAAGGACTGGAAATCACTGAACTGGCTTCACATATCATCGGACAATTGGTTGCCTCGCATCCGGTTTATGACGAAATGTATGATGGTTTTGCTGTTCCGGAAGTAAGAAATAACCCAAAAGCCAGAGCAGAATGGGCGACGCAGCATTTGAAATATGTGGCCAAAGCCAGCGCTAATCTTGGACTGAAAGCAAGCGCAACATTCTCAGGCGCATTGGCATGGCCATTCCTTTATCCGTGGCCACAACGTCCTGCGGGTCTGGTTGAAACTGCATTCAAAGAATTGGCAGCGCGCTGGAAACCGATCCTGGATGTCTATGACGAAAACGGCGTGGACGTATGTTACGAGCTGCATCCGGGCGAAGATTTGTTTGATGGCTCAACTTTCGAAATGTTCGTGGATTACCTGGACGGTCACACGCGTGCGAACATTAATTATGACCCAAGCCATTTTGTATTGCAGCAATTGGATTATCTGCAATTCATCGATCTTTACCACGACCGCATCAAAGCATTCCACGTAAAAGACGCTGAATTCAATCCAACGGGTAAGCAAGGCGTTTACAGCGGCTTTGCAGGCTGGGCCGATCGCGCGGGTCGTTTCCGTTCATTAGGCGACGGTCAGGTTGATTTCAAGAGCATTTTCTCGAAATTATCCCAATATGACTACGATAGCTGGGCGGTTTTGGAATGGGAATGTTGTATCAAATCTCCTGTTCAGGGAGCTGCGGAAGGCGCACCATTCATTGAGAATCACATCATTGAAGTTACGACAAAAGCATTTGACGATTTTGCAGGAACAGGTGCTGATGAAGCATTCAACCGCAAAGTGTTGGGACTTTAA
- a CDS encoding ThuA domain-containing protein, producing MRNFFYQISRKQLRALGIIAMACFCVNVFAQTVTPEKRILVFSKTAGFRHSSIPAGRTALIKLGQEKGFAVDTTENSIVFNEKNLQKYSAVVFLNTTGDVLNDKQQDAFERYIQAGGGYLGIHASTDTEYEWPWYNKLAGAQFLSHPGNPNVQEGEAYVVNDKHESMTDFPKKWKIKDEFYDFKNFNPKVNVLVKIDEKSYKDGKMGDNHPMSWYHEYDGGKAFYTNFGHEDATFVNPVFVKHLTGGLNYVMASKLDYSKSRPEENRFTKQVLATKLDEPTELVVLEDQRVLLAERKGKLKLYNPKTGKIKIVAQVPVYTKQEYGLMGLNIDPNFKTNKLVYLYYSPPSSEKDTAQHLSRFKYDDVKDTLLLSTEEVLLTVPVKRTDCCHTGGSIAWDAKGNLYLSTGDDVNPFQSNGYGPIDGRPGREGWDGRHSSSNTNSLRGKVLRIKPRYGDRRANMPGGTNLYDIPEGNLFPAGNPKARPEIYVMGTRNPYRISIDQHTGYLYWGDVGPDASDDNPKRGPRGYDEVNQARKAGYFGYPLFIADNKPYIDFNFADSTSGKPFDPAKPINNSPHNTGLEELPPAQPAFIYYPYADSPDFGAIVGKGGRNAMAGPVYYAADFQAGKGKFPDYYNGKFFAYDWIRDYINIVTMNEQGDLQNIERFMPSAKFSHPIDMQFANDGSLYTLEYGPNWFAQNDEASLSHITYNAGNRVPVALATATNTVGAVPLKVNFSSKGSVDHDGDAVKYEWTFGKGLPKSTVANPSFTYAKPGEYVAVLKVTDSAGNSNTSEVTVKAGNAIPKVDVAIKGNKTFYWNDKPVNYEVSVADKEDGSLADKKIPEDEVTLTINYLEGFDKTQLAQGHVANTGFETGKRLIELSDCKACHSIDKKSIGPAYIEVAKRYEKERNSVKTLADKVIRGGGGVWGEQAMAAHPQHKPEEAEEMVKYILSLAQEKAVDKKPLKSTYVTEAKKKDGSYIFTASYTDKGNATMGPLTGSKTIALRPATILANAADSTSNVFKFKNEKGTEIVIGTKTGSFITFEDIDLNGISNLSVAVTSVAERTAGGILEIHLDGVSGPKVGEGKVDKSETINVPIKAPADNQLHKLFFVFKNPSAGSKPLFGIEWIRFDGAAM from the coding sequence ATGCGTAATTTTTTTTATCAAATTTCACGAAAGCAGCTGCGTGCGCTAGGCATTATAGCGATGGCCTGCTTTTGTGTGAATGTATTCGCCCAAACCGTTACGCCTGAGAAACGGATCCTTGTTTTCTCAAAAACAGCGGGTTTCCGTCACTCGTCTATCCCGGCAGGGAGAACTGCTCTCATCAAACTTGGCCAGGAAAAAGGCTTTGCGGTTGACACAACCGAAAATTCAATCGTCTTTAATGAAAAAAATCTACAAAAATATAGCGCAGTCGTTTTCCTGAACACAACAGGAGATGTGCTCAATGACAAGCAGCAGGATGCATTTGAACGTTACATTCAGGCCGGCGGTGGTTACCTGGGCATTCACGCTTCCACAGACACGGAATATGAATGGCCCTGGTATAATAAGCTGGCAGGCGCACAATTCCTGAGCCATCCGGGCAATCCGAATGTGCAGGAAGGCGAGGCTTATGTGGTCAATGACAAGCATGAATCCATGACCGATTTTCCCAAAAAATGGAAGATCAAGGATGAGTTTTATGATTTCAAAAACTTCAATCCGAAAGTGAATGTGCTGGTTAAGATTGACGAGAAATCTTACAAAGACGGCAAAATGGGTGACAACCACCCGATGTCCTGGTATCACGAATATGACGGCGGAAAGGCATTTTATACCAATTTCGGCCATGAAGACGCAACTTTTGTCAATCCTGTTTTTGTCAAACATTTAACCGGTGGCCTTAACTATGTGATGGCCTCTAAACTGGATTATTCCAAATCACGTCCCGAAGAAAACCGCTTCACCAAACAAGTTCTTGCAACAAAACTGGATGAGCCTACTGAGCTTGTTGTGCTTGAAGATCAGCGTGTTTTGTTGGCTGAGCGCAAAGGGAAACTGAAACTTTATAACCCCAAAACAGGAAAAATTAAGATTGTTGCGCAGGTTCCTGTTTATACGAAGCAAGAATATGGTTTAATGGGCTTGAACATTGATCCAAATTTCAAAACCAACAAACTGGTTTACCTATATTATTCTCCACCATCATCCGAAAAAGACACTGCTCAACATTTGTCGCGCTTCAAGTATGACGATGTGAAAGACACATTGTTACTTTCGACGGAAGAGGTTTTGCTCACTGTTCCTGTAAAAAGAACCGATTGCTGCCATACGGGCGGTTCAATTGCCTGGGACGCGAAGGGAAATTTATATTTGTCGACAGGAGATGACGTAAATCCTTTCCAGTCAAACGGCTATGGACCGATCGATGGTCGTCCGGGACGCGAAGGTTGGGATGGCAGACATTCATCTTCCAACACCAATTCTTTACGCGGAAAAGTTCTCAGAATCAAGCCAAGATATGGTGATCGCCGCGCCAATATGCCCGGTGGAACTAACTTATACGACATTCCCGAAGGAAACTTGTTCCCTGCTGGCAATCCTAAGGCTAGACCGGAGATTTATGTAATGGGAACCAGAAACCCATATCGTATTTCTATTGACCAGCATACAGGCTATTTATACTGGGGCGATGTAGGGCCAGATGCTTCCGACGATAATCCAAAACGTGGACCTCGCGGTTACGATGAAGTGAATCAGGCAAGAAAAGCGGGTTACTTCGGTTATCCCCTATTCATCGCGGATAATAAGCCTTATATTGATTTCAACTTTGCGGACAGCACCTCAGGAAAGCCCTTCGATCCTGCCAAGCCGATCAACAACTCGCCGCATAACACAGGTTTGGAAGAACTTCCGCCTGCCCAGCCCGCATTTATTTACTATCCTTACGCCGATTCACCGGACTTTGGGGCGATTGTAGGCAAAGGCGGTCGTAATGCAATGGCCGGACCGGTTTACTATGCTGCTGATTTTCAGGCTGGCAAAGGAAAATTCCCCGATTATTACAATGGTAAATTCTTCGCTTACGACTGGATTCGTGATTACATTAACATTGTAACAATGAACGAGCAAGGCGACCTTCAGAACATCGAGCGTTTCATGCCTAGTGCAAAGTTCAGTCACCCGATTGATATGCAATTTGCCAACGACGGCTCATTGTACACATTGGAATATGGCCCGAACTGGTTTGCGCAAAATGACGAAGCCAGCTTGTCACACATCACTTACAATGCGGGAAACCGTGTTCCCGTTGCCTTGGCTACGGCCACAAATACTGTCGGCGCAGTACCTTTAAAGGTTAATTTTTCATCAAAAGGCTCTGTCGATCACGATGGCGATGCTGTGAAATATGAATGGACATTTGGCAAGGGTTTACCAAAAAGCACGGTTGCTAATCCAAGCTTCACCTACGCCAAGCCAGGAGAATATGTGGCCGTTCTTAAAGTGACAGACAGCGCCGGCAATTCCAACACGTCCGAAGTGACTGTGAAGGCAGGCAACGCTATTCCGAAGGTGGATGTGGCTATCAAAGGAAACAAGACATTTTATTGGAATGATAAACCGGTCAACTATGAAGTTTCAGTAGCGGATAAGGAAGATGGCAGCCTGGCCGACAAGAAGATCCCGGAAGACGAAGTAACATTGACCATTAATTATCTGGAAGGCTTCGATAAAACGCAGCTGGCGCAAGGCCACGTGGCTAACACTGGTTTTGAAACAGGCAAGCGTTTAATCGAGCTCAGTGATTGCAAAGCCTGCCATTCGATCGACAAGAAATCAATTGGACCAGCTTACATTGAAGTGGCGAAACGTTATGAAAAAGAACGTAACTCCGTTAAAACGCTGGCTGATAAGGTAATCAGAGGCGGTGGTGGCGTGTGGGGTGAGCAAGCCATGGCAGCGCACCCGCAGCATAAGCCGGAAGAAGCGGAAGAAATGGTGAAATACATTCTCTCACTTGCTCAGGAAAAAGCAGTTGATAAAAAACCATTGAAAAGCACATATGTGACCGAGGCAAAGAAAAAAGACGGTTCATATATATTCACGGCAAGCTACACGGACAAAGGCAACGCAACAATGGGTCCATTAACCGGCTCAAAAACAATTGCATTACGCCCCGCCACAATCCTGGCAAATGCAGCCGACAGCACAAGCAATGTTTTCAAATTCAAAAATGAAAAAGGCACAGAAATCGTGATAGGCACGAAAACTGGGAGTTTCATTACATTCGAAGACATTGATCTAAATGGCATTTCGAATCTGTCAGTCGCCGTAACCTCCGTTGCAGAGAGAACAGCAGGCGGAATCCTCGAAATTCACCTGGACGGCGTTTCCGGACCCAAAGTTGGCGAAGGAAAAGTGGATAAGTCTGAAACGATCAACGTTCCAATAAAAGCTCCGGCAGATAACCAGCTGCACAAACTGTTTTTCGTCTTCAAAAACCCCTCCGCAGGTTCTAAGCCACTTTTTGGAATAGAATGGATCAGGTTTGATGGTGCCGCTATGTAA